Proteins found in one Streptomyces sp. NBC_00461 genomic segment:
- a CDS encoding YihY/virulence factor BrkB family protein, whose product MTRDITSSHLHRKARRDPPPDRADEQADDRADEQADDRAEPRSDAPEERFGPDPQVEQRAPDTPIDLPRRSWGAVLKGSLREFKDDELTDRAAALTYYGVLSLFPALLVLVSLLGLSGASATDKVLTNLRQLAPGSARDILTRAVEQLQGGGGLGSAMAVVGLVLAVWSASGYVAAFIRTSNAVYDMPEGRPVWKILPIRVGVTVVLMVLAVASALIVVFTGGLARQAGKALGIGDTALTVWSIAKWPVLVVLVTVMIAILYWASPNAKVRGFKWITPGSFLALLIWLIASAGFAFYVANFASYNKTYGTMAGVIVFLVWLWIGNLALLLGLEFDAETARQRAVAGGHPPGEEPYVTPRDTRTWDDEDRRRLAGP is encoded by the coding sequence ATGACCCGAGATATCACATCCAGCCACCTCCATCGCAAGGCACGCCGTGACCCGCCACCCGATCGGGCCGACGAGCAGGCCGACGATCGGGCCGACGAGCAGGCCGACGATCGGGCCGAGCCGCGTTCGGATGCCCCCGAAGAGCGGTTCGGACCGGACCCGCAGGTGGAGCAGCGTGCCCCGGACACGCCCATCGACCTGCCCCGACGTTCGTGGGGCGCCGTGCTGAAAGGCAGCTTGCGGGAGTTCAAGGACGACGAGCTGACCGACCGCGCGGCGGCCCTGACGTACTACGGCGTCCTGTCCCTGTTCCCGGCCCTGCTGGTCCTGGTCTCCCTGCTGGGCCTGTCCGGCGCGTCGGCCACCGACAAGGTGCTGACCAACCTCCGGCAGCTGGCCCCCGGCTCGGCCCGGGACATCCTCACGCGCGCGGTCGAACAGCTGCAGGGCGGCGGCGGCCTCGGCTCGGCCATGGCCGTCGTGGGCCTCGTCCTGGCGGTGTGGTCGGCCTCGGGCTACGTCGCGGCGTTCATCCGCACGTCCAACGCCGTCTACGACATGCCCGAGGGGCGCCCCGTCTGGAAGATCCTCCCCATCCGGGTCGGAGTCACCGTCGTGCTCATGGTGCTGGCCGTGGCCAGCGCGCTGATCGTCGTCTTCACCGGCGGTCTGGCCCGCCAGGCGGGCAAGGCGCTGGGCATCGGCGACACGGCCCTGACCGTCTGGTCGATCGCCAAGTGGCCCGTCCTGGTCGTCCTGGTCACGGTGATGATCGCGATCCTGTACTGGGCGAGCCCCAACGCCAAGGTACGCGGCTTCAAATGGATCACCCCGGGCAGCTTCCTGGCCCTGCTGATCTGGCTGATCGCCTCCGCGGGCTTCGCGTTCTACGTCGCCAACTTCGCCTCGTACAACAAGACTTACGGCACCATGGCGGGCGTCATCGTCTTCCTGGTCTGGCTGTGGATCGGCAATCTGGCCCTGCTGCTCGGCCTGGAGTTCGACGCGGAGACCGCGCGGCAACGGGCCGTGGCAGGCGGGCATCCGCCCGGGGAGGAGCCGTACGTCACTCCTCGCGACACCCGCACATGGGACGACGAGGACCGGCGCCGCCTGGCCGGCCCCTGA
- a CDS encoding SDR family oxidoreductase, with amino-acid sequence MTTNSSQGHLGQGDPTPEPPHPSVRPLALVTGAGRTAGIGAGIARRLAASGWDIAFTYWTPYDERMTWGRESGATDAIADALKENGAATAAVEADLADPDTPARVFDEVERSLGSVSALVMCHCESVASGLLDTTVESFDRHFTVNARATWLLIREYGRRFAAAPGSGRIISLTSDHTVGNLPYGASKGALDRITLAAAHELAHLGVTANVINPGPVDTGWMTDEGRSHVLRQTPLNRLGTPQDTAHLVDFLCSPEGQWINGQLLMSNGGFA; translated from the coding sequence GTGACGACGAACAGCAGCCAAGGACACCTCGGCCAAGGAGACCCCACTCCCGAGCCGCCCCATCCGTCGGTCCGCCCGCTCGCCCTGGTCACCGGTGCAGGTCGCACCGCCGGCATCGGCGCGGGCATCGCCCGCCGGCTGGCCGCCTCCGGCTGGGACATCGCCTTCACTTACTGGACCCCCTACGACGAGCGCATGACCTGGGGCCGCGAGTCCGGCGCGACCGACGCGATCGCCGACGCCCTCAAAGAGAACGGCGCCGCCACCGCGGCCGTCGAGGCGGACCTGGCCGACCCGGACACTCCGGCCCGCGTCTTCGACGAGGTCGAGCGCAGCCTGGGCAGCGTCTCCGCCCTGGTGATGTGCCACTGCGAATCGGTCGCCTCCGGTCTTCTCGACACCACCGTCGAAAGCTTCGACCGGCACTTCACCGTCAACGCCCGCGCCACCTGGCTGCTGATCCGGGAGTACGGCCGGCGGTTCGCCGCCGCGCCGGGCAGCGGCCGGATCATCAGCCTGACCAGCGACCACACCGTGGGCAACCTGCCCTACGGCGCGAGCAAGGGCGCCCTCGACCGCATCACCCTGGCCGCCGCACACGAACTCGCCCACCTCGGCGTCACCGCCAACGTGATCAACCCAGGGCCGGTGGACACCGGTTGGATGACCGACGAAGGGCGCTCACACGTGCTTCGCCAGACGCCGCTCAACCGGCTCGGCACCCCGCAGGACACCGCCCACCTCGTCGACTTCCTCTGCTCGCCGGAGGGCCAGTGGATCAACGGCCAGCTCCTGATGAGCAACGGCGGATTCGCCTGA
- a CDS encoding class I SAM-dependent DNA methyltransferase — MTTDNWQADTRTSYDTVAVSYAEQVRDAIAGQQYLRMALALFADSVRAAGGGPVADVGCGPGHVTAHLHRLGVDAFGVDLSPGMIDQARRDHPGLRFEVGSMTDPGLPAASVAGLVAWQSLIHVPDGEVPTVFRHFHRALRPGGPLQLLFHVGDGSRLKTEGYGGHPMRVHVHRRRPDRVATWLREAGFEIEAQLLLDPDGAAPQAFLFARREPRR; from the coding sequence ATGACCACGGACAACTGGCAGGCAGACACCCGAACGTCGTACGACACCGTCGCGGTCAGCTATGCCGAACAGGTGCGCGATGCCATCGCCGGACAGCAGTACCTTCGTATGGCTCTGGCGTTGTTCGCCGACAGTGTGCGCGCCGCGGGTGGCGGGCCGGTGGCCGATGTCGGCTGCGGCCCCGGCCACGTCACCGCCCATCTGCACCGGCTCGGTGTCGACGCGTTCGGTGTCGATCTCTCCCCGGGGATGATCGACCAGGCCCGGCGCGACCACCCCGGCCTGCGGTTCGAGGTGGGCTCGATGACGGACCCGGGTCTCCCGGCCGCCTCGGTGGCCGGCCTGGTCGCCTGGCAGTCGCTGATCCACGTCCCCGACGGCGAAGTGCCCACGGTGTTCCGGCACTTCCACCGGGCTCTGCGTCCAGGCGGACCGCTGCAGCTGCTGTTTCACGTCGGCGACGGGTCGCGGTTGAAGACAGAGGGCTACGGCGGTCACCCGATGAGGGTGCATGTCCACCGCCGACGGCCGGACCGGGTGGCAACCTGGCTGCGTGAGGCGGGGTTCGAGATCGAGGCCCAGCTGCTGCTCGACCCGGATGGTGCAGCTCCACAAGCGTTCCTGTTCGCACGCCGGGAGCCTCGCCGGTAG
- a CDS encoding bifunctional YncE family protein/alkaline phosphatase family protein, whose translation MQVTRQRRVEQKDRIDLFGRRVGRRAMLVTAGIAVALGVTGAAVASTWHFGTQQVAQETANGQVISSDQYIKPYGSRTVINDGKIMSSAVSPDGTHLTAAVADGDASLVVMDLATGQVKQKAGTNAADDLRIKNGSVGQEGPAYSPDGKQLWLGQTDGYTRFTVGADGTLSNPVTVSIPADGAKHALVGAAVFSADGSTVYSAVNGQNRVVAIDAATGTVKRSWAVGTAPRGLAMVGDKLYVSNEGGRPARVGDTTINSYGTDVPADPDTGATTTGTVSVIDLADPSVAVASIDVGLHPTAVYAKKGAVFVTNTADNSVSVIDTAKDRVVQTIATQPWPEASVGYEPNAVTLTDDGRLLVTLGRANAVAVYRYTSPQQPARYVGLLPTDYFPSEIATVGKQVVVSNTRGIDARRPTAGAGHGTHDTTSSLTQFKLPDDSVIRAQTAKVFRQNGWTPGSVLTAKGKGHAKALPVPVRLGDPSTIKHVFLLVKENRTYDQVFGDLPQGNGDSSLTTFGENVTPNQHALAAQFGLYDNFYDVGTNSAEGHNWLMQSDNPEYTESSAGEYQRSYDTENDALGHQKTGFIWSGAQAAGKSVKDFGEFQSLETKPAGATWQNLYCDTKNMDATGQQTAYPIKTGSAIPSLNKVSVQGFPLFDLDVPDIYKEQIWKQDFEKNGPANLNMFWFSNDHTGGPANASAEVADNDLAVGRMVDEISHSRYWKDSAIFVVEDDSQNGLDHVDGHRAPVQVISPYAKHGTVDNHYYSQITMVRTIEQILGMHPMNQLDSAATPMYGAFTPKANTTPFTAVPNRTSLTLGVSPQPTCGSDTPAPQDTKAAAAPTSTSVPEARQNLAAQWKTWAKHQRLTGPGAVPDYANPTQMNRYTWYQTHNWTKPYPGDSKVFAPDDVPGAYIPSPESDG comes from the coding sequence ATGCAGGTAACACGGCAGCGCCGGGTTGAGCAGAAGGACCGGATCGACCTCTTCGGCAGACGCGTCGGCCGTCGCGCCATGCTGGTGACGGCAGGCATCGCGGTCGCGCTCGGCGTCACGGGCGCCGCGGTCGCCTCGACGTGGCATTTCGGCACCCAGCAGGTCGCCCAGGAGACCGCCAACGGGCAGGTCATCTCCAGCGACCAGTACATCAAGCCGTACGGCAGCCGCACCGTCATCAACGACGGCAAGATCATGTCGTCGGCGGTCAGCCCGGACGGCACCCACCTCACGGCCGCGGTCGCCGACGGTGACGCGTCGCTGGTGGTCATGGACCTGGCGACCGGCCAGGTGAAGCAGAAGGCCGGCACCAACGCGGCCGACGACCTGCGCATCAAGAACGGCTCCGTCGGCCAGGAGGGCCCGGCGTACTCGCCCGACGGCAAGCAGCTGTGGCTGGGCCAGACCGACGGCTACACCAGGTTCACCGTGGGCGCGGACGGCACGCTCTCCAACCCGGTGACCGTCTCGATCCCGGCCGACGGCGCCAAGCACGCGCTGGTCGGCGCGGCCGTGTTCTCGGCCGACGGCTCCACCGTGTACTCCGCGGTCAACGGCCAGAACCGGGTGGTCGCCATCGACGCGGCCACCGGAACCGTCAAGCGGAGCTGGGCCGTCGGCACCGCCCCCCGCGGCCTGGCCATGGTCGGCGACAAGCTCTACGTCAGCAACGAGGGCGGGCGCCCGGCCCGGGTCGGCGACACCACGATCAACTCCTACGGCACCGACGTGCCGGCCGACCCGGACACCGGTGCCACCACCACCGGCACGGTCAGCGTCATCGACCTGGCCGACCCGTCCGTCGCGGTCGCGAGCATCGACGTCGGTCTGCACCCCACCGCGGTGTACGCCAAGAAGGGCGCGGTGTTCGTCACCAACACCGCCGACAACAGCGTCTCGGTCATCGACACGGCCAAGGACAGGGTCGTACAGACCATCGCCACCCAGCCGTGGCCCGAGGCGTCGGTCGGCTACGAGCCCAACGCCGTGACGCTCACCGACGACGGTCGTCTGCTGGTGACGCTCGGCCGCGCCAACGCGGTCGCCGTCTACCGCTACACCTCCCCGCAGCAGCCGGCCCGCTATGTCGGCCTGCTCCCCACGGACTACTTCCCCTCGGAGATCGCCACCGTCGGCAAGCAGGTGGTCGTCTCCAACACCCGCGGCATCGACGCCCGCCGCCCCACCGCCGGCGCCGGCCACGGCACCCACGACACGACGTCGAGCCTGACGCAGTTCAAGCTGCCGGACGACAGCGTCATCAGGGCCCAGACCGCCAAGGTATTCAGGCAGAACGGCTGGACGCCCGGCTCGGTCCTGACGGCCAAGGGCAAGGGCCACGCGAAGGCGCTGCCGGTCCCGGTGCGCCTCGGCGACCCCTCGACGATCAAGCACGTCTTCCTGCTCGTCAAGGAGAACCGGACCTACGACCAGGTCTTCGGCGACCTGCCACAGGGCAACGGCGACTCGTCGCTCACGACGTTCGGCGAGAACGTGACGCCCAACCAGCACGCGCTGGCCGCGCAGTTCGGGCTCTACGACAACTTCTACGACGTCGGCACGAACTCCGCCGAGGGCCACAACTGGCTGATGCAGTCGGACAACCCGGAGTACACCGAGTCCTCGGCCGGTGAGTACCAGCGCAGTTACGACACCGAGAACGACGCCCTCGGCCACCAGAAGACCGGTTTCATCTGGTCCGGCGCGCAGGCGGCGGGCAAGTCCGTCAAGGACTTCGGCGAGTTCCAGTCGCTGGAGACCAAGCCGGCCGGCGCGACCTGGCAGAACCTGTACTGCGACACCAAGAACATGGACGCGACGGGGCAGCAGACGGCGTACCCGATCAAGACGGGTTCGGCGATCCCCTCGCTCAACAAGGTGTCGGTGCAGGGCTTCCCGCTGTTCGACCTCGATGTCCCGGACATCTACAAGGAACAGATCTGGAAGCAGGACTTCGAGAAGAACGGTCCGGCGAACCTGAACATGTTCTGGTTCTCCAACGACCACACCGGCGGTCCGGCGAACGCGTCCGCCGAGGTCGCCGACAACGACCTCGCGGTCGGCAGGATGGTCGACGAGATCTCGCACAGCAGGTACTGGAAGGACTCGGCGATCTTCGTCGTCGAGGACGACTCGCAGAACGGCCTCGACCACGTCGACGGCCACCGTGCCCCGGTCCAGGTGATCAGCCCGTACGCCAAGCACGGCACCGTCGACAACCACTACTACTCGCAGATCACGATGGTCCGCACCATCGAGCAGATCCTCGGGATGCACCCGATGAACCAGCTCGACAGCGCGGCCACCCCGATGTACGGCGCGTTCACCCCGAAGGCGAACACCACACCGTTCACCGCGGTGCCCAACCGGACCTCCCTGACCCTCGGCGTGAGCCCCCAGCCCACCTGCGGTTCGGACACCCCGGCGCCCCAGGACACCAAGGCGGCGGCCGCGCCGACGTCCACCTCGGTGCCGGAGGCCAGGCAGAACCTCGCCGCGCAGTGGAAGACCTGGGCCAAGCACCAGCGGCTGACGGGGCCGGGCGCCGTGCCCGACTACGCCAACCCCACGCAGATGAACCGCTACACGTGGTACCAGACGCACAACTGGACCAAGCCGTACCCCGGTGACAGCAAGGTCTTCGCGCCGGACGACGTGCCGGGCGCCTACATCCCGTCGCCGGAGTCCGACGGCTGA
- a CDS encoding ABC transporter permease: protein MTATVADDKAAVARRVPVSRGYRFELVKLVSQWRIRLLVLACWIAPALFVAGVSRQSTLPSDTLFGRWMHATGWAGPLVMLGFAGTWALPLLTSVVAGDVFAVEDRLGTWRHLLVAVRSPRRIFVAKALASLTVVLLFMAGLAASSTAGGLVAVGNQPLVGLDGHLLAPGDAAVRVLLAWGCALAPTLALAAIGFLGSVALGRSPMGLLLPPLVALAMSVAQMLPLPVAVRLALPGYAFISWNGLFTGPAQLAPLLTGVVVSLVWAALATALAFLLFLRRDFTNPAYDGAGRRALTVGLLPLVALTALTVTAVAAATPSLGSGIERDKVQRSLATAFAHLYRLQTRQLHRPAVTEAQLRATAACTKSDGRAAQEGAGNDWRCVVTWHLPSAPVAGTAIYQLDITSDGRFVADGDGPKEVNGYFLLRTSTGDAPNPLWQFDGSVDLLDTTSKG, encoded by the coding sequence ATGACCGCGACCGTCGCCGACGACAAGGCCGCCGTCGCCCGCCGCGTCCCGGTCTCGCGCGGCTATCGCTTCGAGTTGGTGAAGCTGGTCTCGCAGTGGCGGATCCGCCTGCTGGTCCTCGCCTGCTGGATCGCGCCGGCGCTGTTCGTCGCGGGGGTGAGCCGGCAGAGCACGCTCCCGTCCGACACCCTATTCGGTCGCTGGATGCACGCCACGGGGTGGGCCGGGCCGCTGGTGATGCTCGGTTTCGCGGGCACTTGGGCGCTGCCGTTGCTGACCTCGGTGGTGGCGGGCGATGTGTTCGCCGTCGAGGACCGGCTCGGGACCTGGCGCCATCTGCTGGTGGCGGTCCGGTCGCCCCGGCGGATCTTCGTGGCGAAGGCGCTGGCCAGCCTCACCGTCGTCCTGCTGTTCATGGCGGGGCTCGCCGCCTCCAGCACGGCCGGCGGTCTCGTGGCGGTCGGCAACCAGCCGCTGGTCGGTCTCGACGGGCATCTGCTGGCGCCGGGGGACGCGGCCGTTCGGGTCCTGCTCGCCTGGGGCTGCGCCCTCGCTCCGACGTTGGCCCTCGCCGCGATCGGGTTCCTCGGATCGGTCGCGCTGGGGCGGTCCCCGATGGGGCTGCTGCTGCCCCCGCTCGTCGCGCTCGCGATGTCGGTCGCCCAGATGCTGCCGCTGCCCGTCGCCGTGCGACTCGCCCTGCCCGGCTACGCCTTCATCTCCTGGAACGGTCTGTTCACCGGCCCCGCGCAGCTCGCCCCACTCCTGACCGGCGTCGTGGTCAGCCTGGTGTGGGCTGCGCTCGCGACCGCGCTGGCCTTTCTGCTGTTCCTGCGACGCGACTTCACCAACCCGGCCTACGACGGTGCCGGGCGCCGCGCGCTCACCGTCGGGCTGCTGCCGCTGGTCGCACTGACCGCCCTCACCGTCACCGCGGTCGCCGCGGCCACCCCCTCCCTGGGCTCGGGCATCGAGCGGGACAAGGTCCAGCGGTCACTCGCCACGGCGTTCGCCCACCTCTACCGCCTGCAGACCCGGCAGCTGCACCGGCCCGCCGTCACCGAGGCGCAGCTGCGCGCCACGGCCGCCTGCACCAAGAGCGACGGCCGAGCCGCCCAGGAGGGCGCGGGCAACGACTGGCGTTGCGTCGTGACCTGGCATCTCCCCAGTGCACCGGTCGCGGGGACCGCCATCTACCAGCTCGACATCACCTCGGACGGGCGGTTCGTGGCCGACGGCGACGGGCCGAAGGAAGTGAACGGCTACTTCCTGCTGCGGACCTCGACAGGCGACGCACCCAACCCGCTCTGGCAGTTCGACGGAAGCGTCGACCTGCTTGACACCACCTCGAAGGGATAG
- a CDS encoding ABC transporter ATP-binding protein: MDRLLAVRARGIAKRFGDVVALDGIDLDVTQGQIHGLVGPNGAGKTTLLGLLLGLAVADGGRLEILRTPVERALAAPDGVAGFVDAPGLYPSLTARQNLAALAGLRGHDARTAGIDDVLDEVGLTDVADDRTRGFSLGMRQRLGLAAALLTKPRLLVLDEPSNGLDPAGKRHVHAVLTRLAADGTGVVLSSHRMDDLEALCSEVTILATGRVVFSGPLSKLAAENRELDYRLRTSDLPAARRLAADTAGIRVVDGTGIRQDAGLLVVRALVPALDELVAGLVRSGIAVRELAPVVSPLEAAFLALTDQQEAGR, translated from the coding sequence ATGGACAGACTCCTCGCGGTCCGGGCCCGTGGGATCGCCAAGCGCTTCGGCGATGTCGTCGCACTCGACGGCATCGACCTGGATGTGACGCAGGGTCAGATCCACGGCCTGGTCGGACCGAACGGCGCCGGCAAGACGACCTTGCTCGGCCTGCTGCTGGGCCTGGCCGTCGCCGACGGCGGCCGGCTGGAGATCCTGAGGACGCCGGTCGAGCGGGCGCTCGCCGCGCCCGACGGGGTCGCCGGTTTCGTGGACGCGCCCGGCCTCTACCCCTCGCTCACGGCCCGGCAGAACCTCGCGGCGCTGGCCGGACTCCGCGGCCACGACGCACGGACGGCGGGGATCGACGACGTACTCGACGAGGTCGGGCTCACCGATGTCGCCGACGACCGGACCCGCGGCTTCTCCCTCGGAATGCGTCAACGACTCGGTCTCGCGGCCGCGTTGCTCACCAAGCCCCGGCTGCTCGTGCTCGACGAACCCTCCAACGGCCTTGATCCGGCGGGCAAGAGACATGTGCACGCCGTCCTCACCCGGCTCGCCGCGGACGGAACCGGTGTCGTGCTCTCCAGCCACCGCATGGACGACCTTGAGGCACTGTGCTCCGAGGTCACCATCCTCGCCACCGGACGGGTCGTCTTCTCCGGCCCGCTGAGCAAGCTGGCCGCCGAGAACCGTGAACTCGACTACCGGCTGCGCACCTCCGACCTGCCTGCCGCACGCCGGCTGGCCGCCGACACGGCCGGCATCCGGGTCGTCGACGGCACCGGCATACGGCAGGACGCCGGGCTGCTCGTCGTGCGCGCGCTGGTGCCCGCCCTCGACGAACTGGTGGCCGGGCTCGTGCGGTCGGGCATCGCGGTGCGCGAACTCGCGCCCGTGGTGTCGCCTCTGGAGGCCGCGTTCCTCGCCCTCACGGACCAGCAGGAGGCCGGCCGATGA
- a CDS encoding eCIS core domain-containing protein, protein MRVQEPGRDRRDPERPTRHSAPAAHDRLDPVTSEGAGPARVPGTFSPQRLVALQRAVGNRTVAAMLAERHGRGEDPHAHEEDHAHAEHTHGEPVQRAATVDHGHEEPVQRAAAHTVLRSAGRALEAPLRTEMEARLGADFSGVRLHTGAVAQRSAQELGARAYTSGENVVIGSTGVDKHTLAHELTHVIQQRKGPVSGTDHGDGLRLSDPSDRFERAAEANAKRVMAAPPSHSHRTGDEGQADSAGSPSRGARDTGGAGTPDVQRAVGFEFEAQWNVRRMEDDSEDVRAQRSQERQQLIDARILEIFLSSHSPYHRRLKPQEQAQVADGNADALRAQWFGHDGQLTAAGAQRLADLDVTDSERQGLVTTLLVRGQVSEEPLAGENLGKGRVDGLVVAGNKFDLTADASPTGGSNLEWITDPLTSLAEVGTVMDNLTAMARYLDGRRGDAYIPSEDVTAGGGTPQSRLRIYPDGNPLSFAPQATLGARLERLPKLIDYLANREPMSVMERVPVLGAGRVKGRAQASADLSAGGLGELPAARAGADAAITALLPQLGFQPSRSDTKALTGLVMHLAAYLIQGQNLQPGANAKSIAGALMARTDFAHAFSLLSPNLTGHFQANRDEFVALVLRAAGMTGRGGERVFGNEVERGLANDRTRTTVELTRNAWLSALPSGSDLLKNWDHLTVDERDVVDDEDGARAVHKSLGALGAQQNLVGPQGNQEAVVAELRRMKDNVPTANLKQLAVAVFTLVEQLNAQQTLRYEKRR, encoded by the coding sequence ATGCGCGTTCAGGAGCCCGGCCGGGATCGCCGTGACCCGGAGCGGCCGACGCGGCACTCCGCGCCCGCCGCCCACGACCGTCTGGACCCGGTCACTTCGGAGGGCGCCGGCCCCGCGCGCGTCCCGGGGACGTTCTCTCCGCAGCGCCTCGTCGCACTTCAGCGCGCCGTCGGCAACCGGACCGTGGCCGCGATGCTCGCCGAACGGCACGGTCGCGGCGAGGACCCGCACGCTCACGAAGAGGATCACGCGCACGCCGAACACACCCACGGCGAGCCGGTCCAGCGTGCCGCCACCGTGGACCACGGCCACGAGGAACCCGTGCAGCGTGCCGCCGCGCACACCGTGCTCCGGTCGGCGGGCCGGGCGCTGGAGGCGCCGCTGCGCACCGAGATGGAGGCCCGCCTCGGCGCGGACTTCTCCGGCGTACGTCTGCACACGGGCGCCGTCGCCCAGCGTTCGGCGCAGGAGCTGGGCGCCCGTGCGTACACCTCGGGAGAGAACGTCGTCATCGGTTCGACGGGTGTCGACAAGCACACCCTCGCCCATGAGTTGACGCACGTCATCCAGCAGCGGAAAGGCCCCGTCTCCGGCACCGACCACGGCGACGGACTGCGGCTCAGCGACCCGTCCGACCGCTTCGAGCGGGCAGCCGAGGCGAACGCGAAGCGGGTGATGGCGGCGCCGCCATCACACTCGCACCGGACGGGGGACGAGGGGCAGGCGGACTCGGCCGGTTCGCCCTCCCGCGGAGCGCGGGACACGGGCGGGGCCGGGACCCCCGACGTGCAGCGCGCGGTCGGGTTCGAGTTCGAGGCGCAGTGGAACGTGCGCAGGATGGAGGACGACTCGGAGGATGTCCGCGCACAGCGGTCCCAGGAACGGCAGCAGCTGATCGACGCCAGGATCCTGGAGATCTTTCTCTCCTCCCATTCTCCGTACCACCGGCGGCTCAAGCCGCAGGAGCAGGCGCAGGTGGCCGACGGCAACGCCGACGCGCTGCGGGCCCAATGGTTCGGCCACGACGGCCAGTTGACCGCGGCCGGTGCGCAACGCCTCGCCGATCTCGACGTGACCGACTCAGAGCGCCAGGGCCTGGTGACCACCCTGCTGGTCAGGGGGCAGGTGTCCGAGGAGCCCCTGGCGGGCGAGAACCTCGGCAAGGGGCGGGTCGACGGGCTCGTCGTGGCGGGCAACAAGTTCGACCTGACGGCGGACGCCAGCCCCACAGGCGGCTCCAACCTGGAGTGGATCACCGACCCGCTCACCTCGCTCGCGGAGGTCGGGACGGTCATGGACAACCTGACCGCCATGGCCCGCTACCTCGACGGCCGTCGCGGCGATGCGTACATCCCCTCCGAGGACGTGACCGCGGGCGGCGGGACCCCCCAGTCCCGCCTGCGGATCTACCCGGACGGAAACCCTCTCAGCTTCGCCCCGCAGGCGACGCTCGGGGCGCGCCTGGAGCGTCTGCCGAAACTGATCGACTATCTCGCGAACCGCGAGCCGATGAGTGTGATGGAGCGCGTGCCCGTGCTGGGGGCGGGGCGGGTCAAGGGGCGCGCGCAGGCGTCCGCCGACCTGTCGGCGGGCGGTCTCGGTGAGCTCCCCGCGGCCCGGGCCGGTGCCGACGCCGCGATCACGGCGCTGCTGCCCCAGCTCGGCTTCCAGCCGTCGAGGTCCGACACCAAAGCGCTCACCGGCCTGGTCATGCATCTTGCCGCGTACCTGATCCAGGGTCAGAACCTGCAGCCGGGTGCCAACGCCAAGTCGATCGCCGGGGCCCTGATGGCCCGTACGGACTTCGCCCACGCCTTCAGCCTGCTGTCGCCGAACCTGACGGGCCACTTCCAGGCGAACCGTGACGAGTTCGTCGCTCTCGTCCTGCGGGCGGCGGGGATGACCGGCCGTGGCGGCGAGCGGGTCTTCGGCAACGAGGTCGAGCGAGGTCTGGCCAACGACCGGACCCGGACCACCGTCGAACTGACCCGCAACGCCTGGCTGAGCGCCCTGCCGTCCGGCTCCGACCTGCTCAAGAACTGGGACCACCTGACCGTGGACGAGCGGGACGTGGTGGACGACGAGGACGGCGCCCGAGCCGTCCACAAGTCCCTCGGCGCCCTCGGCGCCCAGCAGAACCTCGTCGGCCCCCAGGGCAACCAGGAGGCGGTCGTCGCCGAACTGCGCCGCATGAAGGACAACGTGCCGACGGCCAACCTGAAGCAGCTGGCCGTCGCCGTCTTCACCCTCGTCGAACAGCTCAACGCCCAGCAGACGTTGCGCTACGAGAAGAGACGTTGA
- a CDS encoding COG4705 family protein, giving the protein MTAEHVLDDRPLVPVRRLANKVPEVTACFWIIKVLTTGMGETASDLLAHTFGPVPAVALGGLGLVVSLAVQFSFRRYVARAYWTAVVMVSVFGTMAADVLHVGLGVPYGVSAPAFLAVLATVFVLWYASERTLSIHTVQTRRREAFYWAAVLATFALGTAAGDLTATVGFGYLGSVALFAAGICVPALAHRFGALNAVTAFWTAYVITRPLGASLADWMALGHARGGLGLGLAPVTLAWTVAIIGFVGYVAVSQRDTGAHAAA; this is encoded by the coding sequence ATGACCGCAGAGCACGTTCTCGACGACCGTCCCCTCGTCCCCGTACGCCGTTTGGCGAACAAGGTGCCGGAGGTGACCGCCTGCTTCTGGATCATCAAGGTGCTGACCACGGGCATGGGCGAGACGGCGTCGGACCTTCTGGCCCATACGTTCGGCCCGGTTCCGGCGGTCGCGCTCGGTGGCCTCGGCCTCGTGGTCTCCCTGGCCGTCCAGTTCTCCTTCCGCCGGTACGTCGCCCGGGCGTACTGGACCGCGGTCGTCATGGTCAGCGTGTTCGGAACCATGGCCGCCGACGTCCTGCACGTCGGCCTCGGTGTGCCCTACGGGGTGTCGGCCCCAGCCTTCCTCGCCGTACTGGCCACGGTCTTCGTCCTCTGGTACGCGAGCGAGCGGACCCTGTCCATCCACACCGTCCAAACCCGCCGCCGCGAGGCGTTCTACTGGGCGGCCGTCCTCGCCACGTTCGCCCTCGGCACCGCCGCGGGCGACCTCACCGCCACCGTCGGCTTCGGCTACCTGGGCTCGGTCGCCCTCTTCGCCGCCGGCATCTGCGTGCCCGCCCTGGCCCACCGCTTCGGCGCCCTGAACGCGGTGACCGCCTTCTGGACGGCGTACGTCATCACCCGCCCCCTCGGGGCCTCGCTCGCCGACTGGATGGCACTCGGCCACGCCCGCGGCGGCCTCGGCCTCGGTCTGGCGCCGGTCACCCTGGCGTGGACGGTCGCGATCATCGGGTTCGTGGGATACGTGGCCGTGTCACAGCGCGATACGGGGGCTCACGCCGCGGCCTGA